In Luxibacter massiliensis, a single genomic region encodes these proteins:
- the atpC gene encoding ATP synthase F1 subunit epsilon — translation MDTFSLKIIASDRIFYDGRCKKLILPAPDGEKGILANHENMVIAVNVGIAKMQQGEGQWTEIAVGDGFAEIVNNRVTILVDTAERPEEIDIRRAEEAKERAEEQLRQKQSTQEYHQTQSSLARAMNRLKLSQEKRWNL, via the coding sequence ATGGATACATTTAGTCTGAAAATAATTGCCAGTGACAGAATTTTCTATGATGGCCGCTGTAAAAAGCTGATACTTCCTGCTCCTGACGGAGAAAAGGGGATACTTGCAAATCATGAGAATATGGTGATTGCGGTGAATGTCGGCATTGCCAAAATGCAGCAAGGTGAAGGACAGTGGACAGAGATAGCAGTGGGCGATGGGTTTGCTGAGATAGTAAATAACCGTGTGACTATACTGGTAGATACGGCCGAGCGTCCAGAGGAGATTGATATACGGAGGGCAGAGGAGGCCAAGGAGCGCGCGGAGGAGCAGCTAAGGCAGAAACAGAGTACACAGGAATATCATCAGACCCAGTCTTCACTGGCAAGAGCCATGAACCGGCTGAAGCTGTCCCAGGAGAAGCGTTGGAATCTATAG
- the atpF gene encoding F0F1 ATP synthase subunit B, whose translation MLQLNESLIFTIINLVVLYLLLKKFLIRPITDIMEKREKLIAEGLESANSTRNEAMELKQEYETALTGAREESARIVEKAQVQAKVEYDRILNEAGEKASDMLGAAKASIETEREQTMKELQSEIAGLAMAAAAKIVGEKAGTQGNQDIYSQFLGEVGDAHENKDRE comes from the coding sequence GTGCTTCAATTAAACGAGAGCCTAATCTTTACCATTATAAATCTTGTCGTTCTTTATCTTCTGCTGAAAAAGTTTTTAATCAGGCCCATAACCGATATTATGGAAAAACGTGAGAAGTTAATTGCTGAAGGATTGGAAAGTGCAAACAGCACAAGAAATGAAGCGATGGAACTGAAACAGGAGTATGAGACTGCCCTTACAGGCGCCAGGGAAGAATCCGCCAGAATCGTGGAAAAGGCGCAGGTACAGGCCAAAGTGGAATATGACCGTATTTTAAATGAGGCAGGGGAGAAAGCATCTGATATGCTGGGGGCAGCTAAGGCCAGTATAGAGACTGAGCGTGAGCAGACAATGAAAGAACTCCAGTCAGAGATTGCAGGACTTGCTATGGCAGCGGCCGCCAAAATTGTCGGGGAAAAGGCGGGAACGCAAGGAAATCAGGATATTTACAGCCAGTTTCTGGGAGAAGTAGGTGATGCTCATGAAAACAAAGACAGAGAGTGA
- the atpA gene encoding F0F1 ATP synthase subunit alpha, with translation MSSINSDEIISILKDEIENFDTISRNSEVGTVIAVGDGIATVYGIDQAMYGEIVTFENGLKGMVQDIQRDAVGCILFGHDTGIKEGTKVTRTGKKAGVPVGDKYIGRVVNSLGAPIDGKGEIPSDGYRPIEQEAPGIIDRKSVSVPMETGILSIDAMFPIGRGQRELIIGDRQTGKTSIALDTILNQKGKDVICIYVAVGQKASTVAKVVNTLKTNGAMDYTIVVSSTASDCAPLQYIAPYAGTAMAEYFMYQGKDVLIVYDDLSKHAVAYRALSLLLGRSPGREAYPGDVFYLHSRLLERSSRLSDTLGGGSITALPIIETQAGDVSAYIPTNVISITDGQIFLESNLFFSGMRPAVNVGLSVSRVGGAAQTKAMKKASGSIRIDLAQYREMEVFTQFSSDLDAATKEQLEYGSGLMELLKQPLCHPMSLPEKVITLCAATHKILLGVEKSKIKQFQADMLRYFESEHPEIGREIEDTKALSEDLIEKIVAAAGEFKRSRC, from the coding sequence GTGAGTTCAATCAATTCAGATGAGATTATTTCTATTCTGAAAGATGAGATAGAAAATTTTGATACAATCAGCAGGAACAGTGAGGTAGGTACTGTAATTGCAGTGGGTGATGGGATCGCCACAGTTTATGGAATTGACCAGGCTATGTATGGAGAAATTGTTACTTTTGAAAATGGATTAAAGGGTATGGTGCAGGATATCCAGAGAGATGCGGTAGGCTGTATATTATTTGGACATGATACAGGCATCAAGGAAGGCACCAAAGTAACAAGAACTGGCAAGAAGGCTGGCGTTCCAGTCGGCGATAAGTATATAGGCAGGGTTGTAAATTCATTAGGCGCCCCCATTGACGGCAAGGGTGAGATTCCTTCTGACGGCTATAGGCCTATAGAGCAGGAGGCTCCTGGTATTATTGACAGAAAATCTGTAAGCGTGCCAATGGAAACGGGAATACTTTCTATTGATGCTATGTTTCCTATTGGACGGGGGCAGAGGGAGCTGATTATCGGAGACCGGCAGACTGGAAAAACTTCTATTGCCTTAGATACAATTTTAAATCAGAAAGGCAAGGATGTTATTTGTATTTATGTAGCAGTAGGGCAGAAAGCTTCTACTGTGGCAAAGGTAGTAAATACACTGAAAACAAATGGCGCTATGGATTATACAATTGTAGTTTCCTCCACAGCAAGTGACTGTGCGCCGCTTCAGTATATTGCTCCATATGCAGGTACAGCTATGGCCGAGTATTTTATGTACCAGGGGAAAGACGTATTGATTGTCTATGATGATTTGTCTAAACATGCTGTGGCATACCGGGCATTATCCTTGCTGCTTGGACGTTCCCCGGGGCGTGAGGCCTACCCGGGAGATGTATTCTATCTGCATTCTAGGCTGCTGGAGCGTTCCAGCCGTCTAAGTGATACACTGGGAGGCGGGTCTATCACTGCCCTTCCTATTATAGAGACACAGGCCGGTGACGTATCTGCGTATATCCCTACAAATGTAATTTCTATAACAGACGGGCAGATCTTCCTGGAAAGTAATTTGTTTTTCTCAGGAATGCGGCCTGCTGTCAATGTAGGATTGTCAGTCTCCCGTGTGGGAGGCGCTGCACAGACAAAAGCTATGAAAAAGGCTTCAGGAAGTATCCGTATCGATCTGGCTCAGTACCGTGAGATGGAGGTATTTACCCAGTTTAGTTCTGATTTGGATGCCGCCACAAAGGAGCAGCTGGAATATGGCAGTGGACTGATGGAGCTTCTGAAGCAGCCGCTCTGTCATCCGATGAGCCTGCCGGAAAAGGTCATTACCCTTTGTGCAGCGACCCATAAGATCCTGTTGGGAGTGGAGAAGTCTAAAATAAAACAGTTTCAGGCAGACATGCTGCGTTATTTTGAATCAGAGCATCCAGAAATCGGCCGTGAAATTGAGGATACAAAAGCATTAAGTGAAGATTTGATTGAGAAAATTGTGGCCGCGGCCGGAGAATTTAAGAGAAGCAGGTGTTAA
- a CDS encoding deoxyguanosinetriphosphate triphosphohydrolase → MDWGTLLSTKRMREGLNVQKAKTTDLRSEFEKDYHRIIGSASFRRLQDKTQVFPLDKSDFIRTRLTHSLEVSSLGKSLGQNIGESIISEKKDPGFTGQMKADICHILECAGLIHDIGNPPFGHFGEMAIRDWFRRNLSLLNFSGKTAKEMLTPQMREDFYNFEGNAQALRLVTRLHYLVDENGMNLTYALLNTIIKYPVPSTGIAPGTGNIKDKKMGYYYADRDIFRAVSAATGTGNNRHPLTYILEAADDLAYKTADIEDAFVKGFISYHTLEQELKRLKEAGQNDSFDGLGILQRLYQRGADKQIANPESYAVKNWIIRVQGFLISCATFGFTSNYNAIMAGTFKKDLFYGTVGEKLMDLLGEMAYRYVFSSREIYKMEVTEAVILDFLMDKLSHAVLYYDTDKKMDSIDRRIISFISDNYKNAYKNQAQGKDEAEKLYLRLLLVTDYVCGMTDSYAKRLYQEMNGII, encoded by the coding sequence ATGGACTGGGGTACATTACTTTCAACAAAAAGAATGCGGGAAGGATTAAATGTCCAGAAGGCGAAAACGACAGACTTGCGGAGTGAATTTGAGAAAGACTATCATAGAATTATTGGAAGCGCATCCTTTCGCCGGCTTCAGGATAAGACGCAGGTATTTCCGCTGGATAAGAGCGATTTTATACGGACGAGGCTGACACATTCCCTGGAAGTTTCCTCTCTCGGGAAGTCTTTGGGGCAGAACATTGGAGAGAGTATTATTTCAGAGAAAAAGGACCCAGGTTTTACCGGGCAGATGAAGGCGGATATCTGCCATATCCTGGAGTGTGCGGGACTGATCCATGATATCGGGAACCCCCCGTTCGGACATTTTGGCGAGATGGCTATCAGAGATTGGTTTCGCAGGAACCTTTCCCTGCTAAATTTCTCTGGAAAAACTGCAAAGGAAATGCTGACTCCTCAGATGCGGGAAGATTTTTATAATTTCGAAGGAAATGCGCAGGCTTTGCGGCTCGTGACCAGACTGCACTATCTGGTAGATGAAAATGGAATGAATCTGACCTACGCCCTTTTAAATACAATTATAAAGTATCCAGTTCCCTCTACAGGGATTGCCCCAGGCACTGGAAATATCAAGGATAAAAAAATGGGGTATTATTACGCTGACCGGGATATTTTCCGGGCAGTTTCAGCGGCTACGGGAACGGGAAATAACCGCCACCCCCTTACATATATTTTGGAGGCAGCGGACGATTTGGCATATAAGACTGCAGATATTGAGGATGCGTTTGTAAAAGGCTTTATTTCTTACCATACTCTGGAACAGGAGTTAAAGAGGCTCAAAGAGGCCGGGCAAAATGATAGCTTTGATGGGCTGGGTATTCTTCAAAGACTGTACCAGAGGGGCGCCGACAAGCAGATAGCAAACCCAGAGTCCTATGCAGTAAAAAATTGGATTATCCGTGTACAGGGGTTTCTGATTAGCTGCGCAACTTTTGGGTTTACATCTAATTACAATGCAATAATGGCTGGAACCTTCAAAAAGGATTTGTTCTATGGGACAGTCGGGGAGAAACTAATGGATTTACTGGGCGAGATGGCATACAGATATGTGTTCTCTTCCAGGGAGATCTATAAGATGGAGGTCACGGAGGCCGTTATTTTAGATTTTCTGATGGATAAACTGTCCCATGCCGTGCTGTATTATGACACAGATAAGAAGATGGATTCGATAGACAGAAGGATTATTTCTTTTATTTCAGATAATTATAAAAATGCCTACAAGAACCAGGCACAGGGCAAAGACGAGGCAGAGAAACTTTATCTCCGATTGCTGTTGGTGACGGATTATGTCTGCGGGATGACTGACAGCTATGCTAAACGCCTTTATCAAGAAATGAACGGGATTATTTGA
- a CDS encoding F0F1 ATP synthase subunit A: MEELNCETVFTIPVFGGIPISESVVVTWIIMAILVILSVILVRNLKVENPGKKQLALESAIGWAQDFFVGIIGKENKRYIPYLITVILYLGVSNIISLFGFKPPTKDLNVTAALAIMSMFLIEYSGIRKNGVKHWVKHFAEPVPVVAPIMVLEIIIRPLSLCMRLFGNVLGAFVIMELLKAIIPILVPIPFSFYFDIFDGLLQAYVFVFLTALFMNEEQE, encoded by the coding sequence CTGGAGGAGCTGAACTGTGAGACGGTATTTACAATTCCTGTTTTTGGTGGAATCCCGATATCCGAATCAGTAGTTGTCACCTGGATCATTATGGCCATACTGGTTATCCTGTCTGTTATTCTTGTCCGGAATCTAAAAGTCGAGAATCCGGGGAAAAAGCAGCTTGCTCTTGAATCAGCCATAGGGTGGGCGCAGGATTTTTTTGTGGGCATTATAGGGAAGGAAAATAAGAGATATATTCCTTACTTGATTACAGTGATTCTCTATCTAGGTGTCTCCAATATCATCAGTCTGTTTGGGTTTAAGCCGCCAACAAAGGACTTGAACGTGACAGCAGCGCTTGCAATAATGAGCATGTTCCTGATTGAATATTCAGGTATACGCAAAAATGGGGTAAAGCATTGGGTAAAGCATTTCGCAGAGCCAGTACCGGTTGTGGCGCCGATTATGGTTCTGGAAATCATAATCCGTCCGTTATCTCTTTGTATGCGGCTTTTCGGCAACGTGCTGGGCGCATTTGTTATTATGGAGCTTTTAAAAGCAATTATACCGATTTTAGTGCCAATACCGTTTAGTTTTTATTTTGATATTTTTGACGGTCTATTGCAGGCATATGTTTTTGTGTTCCTTACAGCATTATTTATGAATGAGGAACAAGAGTAA
- the atpH gene encoding ATP synthase F1 subunit delta, protein MKTKTESESKYCPQAAVKYARVLFELGIPRNAVERAEKIYMEVPGIQEILANPVIPEKQKFNAIERIFPEEIKRFLKVVLRYQRIHLLGNIFNAYRSYCDSQDKILHAVLVCVDPPNEVQFNKIKEFLCEKYDAAEADIEIRTDETLLGGFVLKAGSDEYDWSLKGRLRRLEQKLTWR, encoded by the coding sequence ATGAAAACAAAGACAGAGAGTGAAAGTAAGTATTGCCCCCAGGCAGCTGTGAAATATGCCCGTGTATTATTTGAACTTGGGATACCACGAAATGCAGTGGAGAGAGCAGAGAAAATATATATGGAGGTTCCGGGCATTCAGGAAATACTGGCCAACCCTGTAATACCGGAAAAACAAAAGTTTAATGCAATAGAACGCATTTTCCCTGAGGAGATAAAGAGGTTTTTGAAAGTGGTGTTGAGATACCAGAGGATACATCTATTAGGGAATATTTTCAATGCATACAGAAGCTATTGCGACTCACAGGACAAAATTTTACATGCGGTATTAGTTTGTGTGGATCCTCCAAATGAGGTCCAGTTTAATAAAATAAAGGAGTTTCTCTGTGAAAAATATGATGCAGCTGAGGCTGATATAGAAATAAGGACAGATGAGACTCTGCTTGGCGGGTTTGTCCTGAAGGCTGGAAGTGATGAATATGACTGGAGCCTGAAAGGGCGCTTAAGGAGATTAGAGCAAAAATTAACCTGGAGGTGA
- the atpE gene encoding ATP synthase F0 subunit C, which yields MGTIIAIGAGIAVLTGVGAGIGIGIATGKATEAIARQPEAEGKISKTLILGCALAEATAIYGFIIGLLVILLLK from the coding sequence ATGGGAACAATTATTGCTATAGGGGCAGGTATTGCAGTTTTGACAGGTGTAGGAGCAGGTATCGGCATTGGTATTGCTACAGGCAAGGCGACAGAGGCCATTGCAAGGCAGCCGGAGGCAGAGGGCAAGATTAGTAAGACATTGATCTTGGGATGTGCCCTTGCAGAGGCAACAGCTATTTATGGTTTTATTATAGGCTTGCTGGTTATCTTACTTTTAAAATAA
- the atpG gene encoding ATP synthase F1 subunit gamma, which yields MANIREIQTRINSVKDTMKITNAMYMISSSKMKQARKKLVDTEPYFYGLQGEISRILRHVPDIEHPYFDLREKIPKDKRKIGSIVITADKGLAGAYNHNIIKLEEELLQQPGEHKLFVVGELGRHYFARRDVEIDTNFQYTVQKPTMHRARNISSVILSQFEQGDLDEVYIIYTRMENSIQAEAEKVRILPLARASFNKMVMPLNMYREEIELYPSAESVMDSIVPNYVTGMIYGSLVEAYASEHNARMMAMKSATDSAKSIIKELTTLYNRARQAEITQEITEVCSGANAQKKKK from the coding sequence ATGGCCAATATCAGAGAGATACAGACCCGTATCAATAGCGTTAAGGATACAATGAAGATTACAAATGCAATGTATATGATTTCCTCTTCTAAAATGAAGCAGGCCAGAAAAAAACTGGTGGATACAGAGCCATATTTTTATGGCCTGCAGGGGGAAATTTCCAGAATCCTGCGCCATGTACCAGACATTGAGCATCCATATTTTGATCTGAGGGAGAAGATTCCGAAAGATAAGAGGAAGATAGGCTCAATCGTGATTACTGCCGACAAAGGCCTTGCCGGTGCATACAATCATAATATTATTAAGTTGGAAGAAGAACTTTTGCAGCAGCCGGGAGAACATAAATTGTTTGTCGTCGGAGAGCTGGGAAGGCATTATTTTGCCAGGCGCGATGTAGAGATTGACACAAACTTTCAATATACAGTGCAGAAGCCGACTATGCACCGTGCCCGTAATATATCGTCCGTAATCCTCAGCCAATTTGAGCAGGGTGACTTGGACGAAGTCTATATTATCTATACACGTATGGAGAACTCTATACAGGCAGAAGCTGAAAAAGTCAGGATTCTTCCCTTGGCCAGAGCCTCATTTAATAAGATGGTCATGCCTCTGAATATGTATAGAGAAGAAATAGAGTTGTACCCATCTGCAGAGAGCGTGATGGATAGTATTGTGCCAAACTACGTTACGGGCATGATATACGGAAGTCTTGTTGAAGCTTATGCCAGCGAGCATAATGCCCGGATGATGGCGATGAAATCTGCTACTGACAGTGCAAAGAGTATTATAAAGGAATTGACAACTCTGTATAACAGAGCAAGGCAGGCAGAAATTACACAGGAGATAACAGAAGTTTGCAGCGGTGCAAATGCTCAAAAAAAGAAGAAGTGA
- a CDS encoding M15 family metallopeptidase — translation MSMKIHWKIKRALILGGVAGGILGMLLTFAAASKALDKKEASMAATKKTWTAEKKKLEGQLEKKKTVEAAATLSTEEPDDWALILVNGDHPLDQKYTPDLAEVATGFSVDSRIAEDAKNMLSDAAQAGLSMHICSAYRSYEEQKTVFNETMQTWVDQGNSYVDAYTETSKSVAVPGYSEHATGLAMDITSEGYQELDEKQAETAEAKWLAENCYKYGFILRYPSDKSDITGIVYEPWHYRYVGKEVAKEIKEQGVTLEEYLGVA, via the coding sequence ATGAGTATGAAAATACACTGGAAGATAAAGAGAGCTTTAATCCTTGGAGGTGTGGCAGGGGGGATATTGGGAATGCTCCTAACCTTCGCGGCGGCCAGCAAGGCGCTTGACAAGAAGGAAGCATCCATGGCAGCCACTAAAAAGACCTGGACAGCTGAAAAGAAAAAGTTGGAGGGACAGTTAGAAAAGAAAAAAACGGTGGAGGCGGCCGCTACACTTTCCACAGAAGAACCGGATGACTGGGCACTTATATTAGTCAATGGGGATCACCCATTGGATCAGAAGTATACACCGGATCTGGCAGAAGTGGCCACTGGATTTTCGGTGGACTCCAGAATTGCAGAGGACGCTAAAAATATGTTGTCTGACGCGGCCCAGGCAGGGCTAAGTATGCATATCTGTTCAGCATATCGTTCTTATGAGGAACAGAAGACTGTTTTTAATGAGACTATGCAGACATGGGTGGATCAGGGAAACAGCTATGTGGATGCCTATACAGAGACCAGTAAATCTGTTGCAGTGCCTGGCTACAGTGAGCACGCCACAGGATTGGCTATGGATATTACATCCGAGGGATACCAGGAACTGGATGAAAAGCAGGCAGAAACTGCGGAGGCAAAATGGCTGGCAGAGAATTGCTATAAATATGGTTTTATTCTCCGCTATCCTTCAGATAAGTCAGATATCACCGGAATTGTTTATGAACCCTGGCATTACAGATATGTTGGGAAAGAGGTGGCGAAAGAGATAAAGGAGCAGGGGGTGACACTGGAGGAATATTTGGGTGTCGCATAG
- a CDS encoding 4'-phosphopantetheinyl transferase family protein, whose product MIKTWIADIRPLCDPDRYMQYYKNLPDFRKEKARRIQQHKGKMQSIGAWSLLEMIRKEYGITDEAAFNLSHSGDYVLCSVDIQCRAGILAGCDIEQIKDADIKVAQRFFCPSEYEEIMRQPGKAERDDRFYRFWVLKESFMKATRMGMALDMRSFEIQLADPPVLLRKPERFREPYYYREYALPHIPYKIAICSTDRVIDSEIQTELKL is encoded by the coding sequence ATGATAAAGACATGGATTGCGGATATCAGGCCTTTATGTGATCCGGACCGTTATATGCAATATTATAAAAACCTGCCGGATTTTAGAAAAGAGAAAGCAAGAAGGATACAGCAGCATAAAGGTAAGATGCAGAGCATCGGGGCCTGGTCACTTTTGGAAATGATAAGAAAAGAATATGGCATAACGGATGAAGCAGCATTTAATCTTTCTCATTCGGGAGATTATGTGCTGTGTTCTGTTGATATACAATGCCGTGCCGGAATACTCGCCGGATGTGATATAGAACAGATAAAAGATGCTGACATAAAGGTAGCACAGCGGTTTTTTTGTCCCTCTGAATATGAAGAAATCATGAGACAGCCAGGGAAAGCCGAGAGGGATGACAGATTTTACCGTTTCTGGGTATTAAAAGAGAGTTTTATGAAGGCTACCAGGATGGGCATGGCGTTGGATATGAGAAGTTTTGAGATTCAGCTTGCAGACCCTCCCGTCCTGCTCAGGAAGCCAGAGAGATTTAGAGAGCCTTATTATTACAGGGAGTATGCGTTGCCCCATATTCCTTATAAGATAGCCATATGTTCCACTGACAGAGTAATAGATTCTGAAATACAAACGGAGTTGAAATTATGA
- a CDS encoding bifunctional diguanylate cyclase/phosphodiesterase: MNEKYKQRSIIEIMNDILSAIRDYYDSEYAYYIEKEEDDILTIYEWCAENIPWQRDRIKMLDAEQIPRWMKQEITDTTEESYSIFQSLGDNVTAILAVVNVHRGGCDLSLMRAVIPYISQAIVMQKMQKQQEYLSYHDDLTGLLNRNSFVGYIEEAKHKELKSLGALSADINGLKNFNKEFGREYGDEVVIRVGEVLEEYFRGAMVFRLTGDEYLAIMENVTYDSFMKRVHEAHTKLDNISLGLATMGYAWEKIDINVDKLVTDAENMMREEKQKYYKNLKKGHHEPIIKQDLLEDIKQGNFIVCFVPRVDVAAEEVVGAEAVVRYHHKDLGIVDPGKYITLLEETRLSHYLDLYVFEEVCKTLRRWEMEDMPMLSVSVNFAGTTLRQGDIAEKMMALVEKYHVSCEYLEIEVSESNLAMNQEMLAETSNKIRKENIRVTLDHFGAKNSSVSILSIMEFDGLKLDRSLVTNIVGNRRSQVVAKAIIDVCSQLGVHVAASGVETQDQLNVLKELGCEYAQGTLFNKPIKIDTFEVRYMRG, encoded by the coding sequence ATGAATGAAAAATATAAACAGCGTTCGATTATTGAGATTATGAATGACATCTTAAGCGCGATACGTGATTATTATGATTCAGAGTATGCTTATTATATAGAGAAGGAAGAGGATGATATCCTCACAATTTATGAATGGTGCGCTGAGAATATCCCGTGGCAGCGGGATCGGATTAAGATGCTGGATGCAGAGCAGATCCCCCGGTGGATGAAACAGGAGATTACTGACACTACAGAAGAAAGTTACAGTATATTTCAGTCCCTGGGGGATAATGTAACTGCTATTCTGGCTGTTGTGAATGTCCATAGAGGAGGGTGCGACCTTTCCCTTATGCGGGCAGTAATCCCCTATATTTCTCAGGCCATAGTCATGCAGAAAATGCAGAAACAACAGGAATATCTGAGCTATCATGATGACTTGACCGGCCTTCTGAACAGGAATAGTTTCGTGGGATACATTGAAGAGGCTAAACACAAAGAGCTGAAATCTCTTGGCGCTTTATCAGCAGATATTAATGGTCTGAAGAATTTTAATAAAGAATTTGGCCGTGAATATGGGGATGAGGTTGTTATCCGTGTAGGTGAAGTGTTAGAAGAATACTTCAGGGGAGCCATGGTTTTCCGCCTGACTGGGGATGAATACCTGGCCATTATGGAGAATGTGACTTACGACAGTTTTATGAAAAGAGTGCATGAAGCGCATACCAAGCTTGATAACATCAGTCTGGGCCTGGCTACAATGGGGTATGCTTGGGAGAAAATAGATATTAATGTGGACAAGCTGGTTACAGATGCCGAGAATATGATGCGGGAGGAGAAGCAGAAGTACTATAAAAATCTGAAAAAGGGACACCATGAGCCAATTATAAAACAGGATCTGCTGGAGGATATTAAGCAGGGGAATTTTATCGTATGTTTTGTACCCCGGGTGGACGTGGCAGCTGAAGAGGTGGTAGGCGCAGAGGCTGTGGTGCGTTATCATCATAAGGATTTAGGGATTGTGGATCCCGGCAAATATATAACGCTCCTGGAGGAAACCAGGCTGTCCCATTATCTGGATTTGTATGTGTTCGAGGAGGTCTGTAAGACTCTCAGAAGATGGGAGATGGAGGATATGCCGATGCTGTCCGTATCCGTAAATTTTGCGGGGACAACGCTGCGGCAGGGAGATATTGCAGAGAAGATGATGGCGCTGGTGGAGAAGTACCATGTATCCTGTGAGTATCTTGAGATCGAAGTGTCTGAGTCTAATTTAGCCATGAACCAGGAGATGCTGGCTGAGACAAGTAATAAAATCAGGAAAGAGAATATACGGGTGACCCTAGATCATTTTGGGGCCAAGAATTCCAGTGTTTCGATTTTGTCGATCATGGAATTCGACGGACTTAAACTTGACCGGAGCCTGGTAACTAATATAGTGGGGAACCGCCGCAGCCAGGTGGTGGCTAAGGCTATTATTGATGTATGCAGCCAGTTAGGGGTGCATGTGGCTGCATCAGGAGTAGAGACACAAGACCAACTGAATGTATTAAAGGAGCTGGGGTGTGAATACGCCCAGGGGACATTGTTTAATAAACCCATAAAAATAGACACATTTGAAGTGCGTTATATGAGGGGGTAG
- the atpD gene encoding F0F1 ATP synthase subunit beta has translation MNKGRIVQVMGPVVDVVFEDGSLPFIKDALEVENNGKKCIMEVAQHLGNNEVRCLMLAASEGLHKDMEVTATGSGIQVPVGAQTLGRLFNVLGETIDDGQPIENSDKWVIHRDPPSFEEQSPVIEILETGIKVIDLLAPYAKGGKIGLFGGAGVGKTVLIQELIRNIATEHGGYSIFTGVGERSREGNDLWTEMKESGVLEKTALVFGQMNEPPGARMRVAETGLTMAEYFRDEEHQNVLLFIDNIFRFTQAGSEVSALLGRMPSAVGYQPTLATEMGELQERIASTKNGSVTSVQAVYVPADDLTDPAPATTFAHLDATTVLSRKIVEQGIYPAVDPLESNSRILEADIVGEEHYRVANQVTAILQKYKELQDIIAILGMEELSDEDKATVMRARKIQRFLSQPFFVAETFTGIPGKYVPLKETIRGFKMIIDGEMDQYPESAFFNVGTIEDVIEKAKAENAGE, from the coding sequence ATGAATAAGGGACGAATTGTGCAGGTCATGGGGCCTGTCGTTGATGTGGTTTTTGAGGATGGCAGCCTTCCTTTTATCAAGGATGCGCTTGAAGTTGAAAATAATGGTAAAAAGTGCATTATGGAAGTCGCCCAGCATCTGGGCAATAATGAAGTGCGCTGCCTGATGCTTGCAGCCAGTGAAGGCCTGCATAAGGATATGGAAGTGACAGCCACAGGATCAGGGATACAGGTACCTGTGGGGGCGCAGACACTGGGCAGGCTTTTTAATGTACTTGGAGAGACTATTGATGATGGCCAGCCTATAGAAAATAGCGACAAATGGGTTATCCACAGGGATCCTCCCAGCTTTGAAGAACAGAGTCCTGTTATTGAAATATTGGAAACGGGAATCAAGGTAATAGATCTTCTTGCCCCCTATGCAAAAGGGGGAAAAATAGGCCTGTTTGGGGGCGCAGGAGTGGGTAAGACAGTCCTGATACAGGAACTTATCCGAAACATTGCGACGGAACACGGTGGATATTCTATTTTTACCGGAGTCGGGGAACGTTCCAGGGAAGGAAATGACCTATGGACCGAGATGAAGGAGTCGGGTGTGCTCGAAAAGACAGCGCTTGTCTTTGGGCAGATGAATGAGCCGCCGGGAGCCCGTATGAGAGTAGCGGAGACCGGACTGACAATGGCAGAATATTTCCGGGATGAAGAACATCAGAATGTACTGCTGTTTATTGATAATATCTTCCGCTTTACTCAAGCAGGCTCTGAAGTTTCTGCTCTTCTTGGGCGTATGCCGTCCGCCGTGGGATATCAGCCTACCCTGGCTACAGAAATGGGAGAATTGCAGGAGCGTATCGCTTCCACGAAGAATGGGTCTGTCACATCAGTACAGGCAGTCTATGTGCCGGCAGACGACTTGACTGACCCTGCCCCAGCCACTACATTTGCACATTTGGATGCTACGACAGTGCTTTCCAGAAAAATAGTTGAGCAGGGAATTTATCCTGCAGTAGATCCGCTGGAATCTAATTCCCGTATTCTGGAGGCTGATATTGTGGGCGAAGAGCATTACCGTGTAGCCAACCAGGTGACTGCTATTCTTCAGAAATATAAGGAACTGCAGGATATTATAGCCATACTGGGTATGGAAGAGTTATCGGATGAGGATAAGGCTACCGTTATGCGGGCCAGAAAAATACAGAGATTTTTGTCACAGCCGTTTTTTGTAGCTGAGACTTTCACTGGGATTCCAGGTAAGTATGTGCCTTTAAAAGAGACAATCCGAGGGTTTAAAATGATTATAGATGGCGAAATGGATCAATATCCTGAATCTGCGTTCTTCAATGTTGGAACCATAGAAGACGTAATCGAAAAGGCAAAGGCAGAAAATGCCGGAGAATAG